The Archocentrus centrarchus isolate MPI-CPG fArcCen1 chromosome 5, fArcCen1, whole genome shotgun sequence genome contains the following window.
TTGCCTTGCAGCCACCAAGCAATGGGCTGCAATGTTTTTGCCATTATGCGCCCACAGCACCTCAAAAAAGCACTGCATCATATTAACTTTGTGGCAAGACAATACTGTAGCTTGGACAGTTAGTACATTGAATAGATTCTGATTTTTAGACCCTAAAATAGCTCAAGCTAATGTGAaccacatttttcttctttctttttgcaaTTTTACAAAAATGCATCCAGGAGGCACAGACTCAATACCAGGACTTCTTATGTGTCTGATCTAAATCTGCTGTTTCCTCCCATCTCAGATAACAGAATATTTAAAGCCTTTCTttgagcaaacaaacacacacacatatatatatatatatatatatatgtatgtgtgtgtgtgtgtgtgtgtgtgtgtgtgtgtgtgtgtgtgtgtgtgtgtgtgtgtgtgtgtgacctgaATGAAAGCACAGttgtatacagtactgtgcaaaagtcttgagtcaacCTTTATTACTTTATATGCcactcaaaaaaaatgaaaggaacattttgaaaacacatcagacctcaatgggaaaaaaaaaatcacgctGGCTgtctacactgatatggactgggtaatgtgttaggaatgaaaagaTGCCATATCATTTGATGGAAacgaaaattatcaacctacagaggatccaccatgcaataccatctggaaagtatctgattggcaatggcttcctttttcagcatgacaatgaccccaagCACACTGCCATcgtagtaaaagcatacctggattgAAAAATGGATTGACCTCCCCAGAACCCAGATCTCaccattattgaagcagtgtgggatcattttgacagagaacagaacaaaaggcagccaacatccaaaaaagagctttgaatgttcttcaagaagcctggagaactattcctgaagactgcttaaagaaatgacaagaaagctgccaaagagagttcaggctgtgttatagaataaaggtggtcacaccaaatattgactttccaGCTTGTTCAAATTTTTTGCtgtatatattgtatttccatgtttgtttgcaaatgtttcaaaaaataactttcctagcaaaatgtaaagaaatgaggggtggctcaagacttttgtaaaGTATGATATACTACCTGAAGCTGCACCATTCCTGCATTGTGTGATTAGCTTTGGCTCCATTGAGTCACTGGttcaaaacagtgtttttggCTCCATTAgtgtgagaaaaataaaactttgggaaaatcccagatttttaaaattatatttttgttcctGATACAGTTTGGTGTTAAATcacatgatgacatcatggcATTTGATTTACTGTGGTTGACACTGGACTATAAGATGTGTTACATATTATTCGATCTGATTTGAATTTGGGTCAACTGTCCCGACAACTGTTGCTGAGTACCACTAAAAAcaaagtctgtttttatttttctaagagGAAATCTAATCACCAGAGTGATGTAAGAAAGGGGCACTGATATCTAGATGTCACTCTGTAATTATAACCACAGGCCggaccgaaaaaaaaaaagaaaaaaaaagctttccatCAATGGAAACAGGAAAGCATATTTTAGTTCTTCTTACCCGTGGCAGATTCGTTCTTTTATGAGCAGTCAACAAATGATTGAAAACAGACAGAAGTGGACTGATAtaaatgggggtggggggcgggGGGTGGCTTATGCCAAAGGTTTAAATTCATTAAAGGAGATAAAGGAGTGGTGAGCAGCTGGAAACCCTTTCTATACTGACTCACTCAAGGTTAAGGAGCAGCATGTGTAGCCACAAACAAGCTTTAATCATTATTAGCAGTGACAGCAGGGGTGCAAAGTGGAGATCGAGCTTGTTGGTTGAGGTCATGTTAGAATCTCATGTGAATCACTAGAAGCATTATAAGAGTAAGAGTGCGGCACTGCTAAACCATCAATCTGCAATCTGgagcttttttttatatatatagaaaaAGTTGCCACTTACTTTGGTTTGTTGTAtattttttgtcctttaaaCATAGTGATTTCTTATCTAACCCAGTGGTTCTTGAGCCACAATGCTATTACGCTAacctttatttaattaaagttCAACTGCTAAAAATTACTGGATGCAGGCCGTAAATTGCGGGGTGTGAGGTATAAATCTTTGTCAGCTtctgaaaaagtttgagaaccactgatccATCCAAACCTAAAGAAATATGCTTCTGGTTTTCCGTGCTGTAAGAACATATTAACTTCCTTTGAACAGAATGTCAAACTGAATCCTTTTTGTATTTACCGCAATGCTCGTGGCTATCGGGTCTTATATTACACTCTTTTCTGAAGTACTGTGTGGGAAGCcaccagaacctgcagcagctaAATCAGAAAAAGGTTTCCCTCTCACTAACTGTGTTAAACAGATGACttcaaaggaaacattttttacCAACACAACATCAAGCCTGTGTTGGCGGATCTCAAGCTTAGCAGTTTCTGCATACCCGGCTATCCTCCTGAGCCTCCCACTCCGGTGTAAAGGTGTGGACTTGAGTTCCAGGTGTGCAGTTGGAAAACTGGAAGAGGCTAGCAAACATGCGGTGGTTCTCTGTGGTGTCTGGAAAGATGGGGTCTTGAAAGTTCACTCCGTGGGGGACAATGTTGTAATTCTCATCCATCCTGCATGACAGAAAGGGGGAAAGAGTCTGTTGATACAATGATGAACAAAAGTGAAGTGTGGGCtttcagtaaaagaaaaaaaaaaagtcaaacatgtGGAAACAAACAGATGCACACAGACAAATAAACACATTGTGTAATATTTAATTGTCACCAGGAGTCCACTCAAAGCAAATGAGTGGACTTGTGTAAAATGCTTATAGAAATTTTAGATAATCTTCGTTTTACTTAGAATTCAGTGATTTAGTACTTATATCAGTTTCATATTtacaataatttatttttctgaaaaaagaaacacacacatctctAGAGAATTGTGAACATGTCTTGTCTATTTTTTATGAAAATTCAAGCATTATGTGGATGACTCAAACCAGCAAATTACAAGCCAAAGGCTTTTACAAAGCATGTTTCATATCTTCAGGAAGTCTTGAAGCAGTGGGTTTCCATACATCTGGATTCCATCTCATATCCCTCAAGGGACATCAAAAGTTTGGCTGTCCCTATAAGagactgtgtgggtgtgtgttgtATATGTGGGTATCTGTGTGCATGTTGAAAGAGCGAGGAGAAAGCTAATGTTTTGCTTCAATGGAAGATGTCAAAGGTGAAATGTAGTCACAGTGACTTTGCATACATTCTTCAGAAACTTAGAAAAGTTAGAATGCAGGTTTCGCCTCCTCTAAGGCTCAGTGTTAGGTTGCCTTATTTTGACGGAGAAGttaaaaatcatgaaaaaagtTAACTATAGGCTTAAGTTTTTACAGTGAGCATATGCTTAAAGCAGAACACTCAGTCTGTCTCATTTAAAGGTCCTGAGGGAGGTCTTCGGTTGCATTTTTCTCCATGCTCGGCTCTGTCCGGGGAGCTTATACTCATGATTGATTGGAAAGACTATTTTAGTCAGAGACTATGCTTTTAGGGCTTTTACAGCAGGAAATGAACATCCACTGGGGACTGTTTTCAGTACGGCCATGCTAACACAGTGTCTGAGATTTGGTGTTGCGCTCCACTGAAACTCTAAACTGATCTATTTCAGGTTCATGATGAGGAGTCTCGAGTTTGCACAcagcagaacatgcaaacatcaTTTGTTTAAGCTATATCTCATCTCACATCTAAACTGTCTGATTTTAATGCTCTCTAAATATTTGGATGCTGTgctgtcaaacaccacatcaaagtgaaattaacacAATTTTTTAAGATACCGTACTAAAAGAACGGTTGGGAAATAAATGTACTTGCTATGTTTGCAATTACTGAGAAACTTAGTGGGATTCTGTAAATATATCTATGTATGAAGCTACCAACAGCAGCCAGTTATTGGCTTAGTGTAATCATCCCTTCACTCACTGAGCCTCCAGAGGGAGGAAAGGGCGTTCTTCCACCCCACTCTTGCCAAGTGCATGCTCCTTTGAGACACTTTGATTTCTCTATTAATGTTTTATATCTTGCTTGGTCACAGCCATAGGGTGACAATTTCAGGCTTTGTTCTGATCTCTACAGGTTTTTATCTAAAATTATGAGTCTTGCAACACACTGTCATTTGATATGTCGTTGTTATACTCTAATAACTGTTTCTGTCTGAATAATTGCTTGGCCTCTGGAACTGTTATTTTTAAGCCAAACTGAGTGATCTTCGTTGTAAGCAATACACTGACAATTTTTCAAATCCAAATGCCCTTAAATCctctttaaaggaaaaaatgtggGTTAACATATTTTGGGGGTTTTCCTCCATTATATCTTTGGTAAACACTGACAAAGACCACTTTACTGGAGTAATCATGGCTTTTTAATTATCTTCAGGTCTCcacttaaacacagctctgttgcGACTTGCTTCAGGAAGTTTCCGATAGCGGTCGTCTGCCTGATTACAGGGATAACATCCGGAGGTTTTCACCATCGCAACAGGGAGGACAGCAAAGCTGCCCCTGGAGGTGTGATTAACTCATACTGGTGAAATCATATGAAAGTCTTTTTGCTATCATCACTCACAGCAAACCACCATCACACATGTGCGTGCAATTCTGCATATATGAGGTGTAACATGTGCTATAAAATACTATTGTTGTTGGCTCTGCTGCATACCCTCATGTGGGACAGACAAACTTTAAACTTGAGGAATGCCTTTTAGTGCTCCTCTCTGAATATCTGTCTTCATCTGTAAGGCCTGTCAGCACACGTTTCTTTTATCCGGTGGCGTACTGGTGCATAATCGCAGGACTAAAGGTGGTCGTGCTGACCGCTGGTGTGCTGATAACTCTCCGGGGTGAAAATTCTTTGTAGGTTTACCTTCAAGCTGTTGGAAATGTCTGGCTCTGTAATTACACTAGCTGGAATGCAATAGACGTCTCCTGAGCAACAGTGTTATTTCTGTTCAACACAGACATTTAGGAATTAACCTGCCgcatacttttctttttttcttttttgttttggaaatcTGGAAATTGGTTAGTTACTAGACACATTAACCAAAATTGGGACAGTGTCACAGACAGACAATAACTGAAAGAGAATCTATGGGGACAGGTGCCAGTTATCTGCCTTTGAGTGCAAATACACTAAATCTTTTGACATTACTTTGTTTCCATGACAGATGTCAGCACAGGCCTGACGAGGTGCTGGTTTTCATTGGAAAGAGTGCTGCGTTCCGTCTGTGGATTTTGCATTATTCATAGAGAATAAATCACATCTGCACTTAATGAGGATGAAGAAAACTTAATTCCACTAGTGATCATAATTCATATTCACTgtttaaagcaataaaatagCTTTAAAGTGaaccttttgttttctgtcgtttaaatatttaactgcCTCTTGGGTCTAAGAGGATCTAAGATAAAGATCGCCATGTCAGTTATGTCATAAATGTGTACTTGAGTGTTTACATATGAAATCCTTAAAATCAGTCTACTTTAGGCTACATTTCCAGTGTGGATGGCTAAGGTGTGTGGAAATGTATGTAGCATTTGAACTAAACAGACAGGAGGGGCTTATTACTAATAGGGAGAAAAACCTTTAACATAACCTTTAATTTTCTAAGACTTGCATCAAATCAACGCCCAGCTGTCTGTTACTATGACATACCACGGTGGCCCATAAAACTTTGTTCATCTGTGAcaaaaaggtcatttaaaatgtcattaaatagAGGCTCTTCACCTTAGAAAGAAGTAGTAGTTGTTGTCTGTGGTGACGCTGTAGGAGAAGCAGGGGAAGTAGCCTAGGCCGGTGACATTAAACCTGGAGCCCGCAGGGACCTCCAGCATGCTGCCCCACGCCTGATCGCACAGGAGCTCAATCTCGGCGGAGAAGAGCAGATCAGTGTCGTGCTGCCATGGCAGATAGTTATAGACGCTGTACGACTCCTTGTGTAGTGCCAGCACCTTGGCAAAGACGATGATCTCCGCCAGCTCTGCACGGCACGCTTCCGTCTGAGGTCTCCAGTCGTGGGGTAGCTGACACCCCCAGCTTCCCTCGGGACGGACGACTGCAAAAATAAACGCCAAAGTAATCCACATGGTGTAACAGTGAGGGGACAGCTGTGGGTCAGGGAGGCGCACCAAGACGCAAAGTGCTGAAGATGGATGAAATCacggaggggaaaaaaaaaaaaaaaaaaagctgcagggATTTCACTACAGGCGCATACTTCCACCAATACTGAACTGATATTTAGTTTCAGAGTAagttaattgaaaaaaaaaaagaaaagttttataCTACAAATATTCCCGGGTAGCCCTCACCGCGGTCCTGCTACTGCCTCCAGCCACAACTCCTGCAAGTGAATCAGCCCATTCACCTCAGCATCCCCCTGCAAAAAACGTTGCCTCTCACCTTTAGAATGGCAACAGGAGGGGCAAAGAAGAAGTGCTCATTCAAACCAACGTTTGCAATTTCAAAAGTGCATTTTCCttcaaatttgtaaaaaaaaaaaaaaaaggctcggCCTTCAGTGTTAATAAACTCTGGCGCTTAACGCAACAAAGCCGCCGTGAAAGAATTACCGCAAACAATAGGTTATGGGTTTTAGTTGAAGTTTAAGAAAGGATAGTGGCGCCCTCTACTGAGGGAGGTAGTAGTAGAGCATAGCAGAGGTAGTTGAAGTTGAAATAGAGGTAGAACTGAAAATTGAGTAGATCACTTAACCGTCCATCTATCCGTCCATTTAGgacgcgggggcagcagcctaaacagagaagcctACCACCCCAGCCGCGACCTCCGGCTTATCCAGGGGAACGCCGAGGcgctcccaggccagccgagagacgtaatctctccagcgtgtcctggggcctcctcccgggaCATGCCGGGAACACCTCGCCTAGGAGACATCCAGTCAACTACCTCAGCGAGCTCCTTTCGATGCCTTGCTCCCTCCCATTTAAATGCAGAGttatatgcagatgaatttaaaaaaaaaaaaaaaaaaaaaaaaaaaaaaaaaaaaaagagtccagGAGAAATGCAAATCATTCGGAGGTGAAATGCTGGGCCTCAATGGTGAGTTATGTATCTTACTTGTAACTAATGATGGATTTTCTAATTTAAGTACAATTTATTGTCTTTCAGCATTTAGTTATCAGGACAAAATTCATCCAGAAGTATACCTAAATTATAACAATTAACAGTATAGCTATAATAATATTTTCAAATATGTGGTCTATTTTAATACTTCCACTATCTTGAAACTTCATTaaagtttgtatgtttttgttgaTGAATTTAGTAAAATGAACCCCATGTGGTCATAGTACAATAGAGACAATACACCTCTAGGTGGCATCGCAATCCACTCAAAGGGCTCTGTCAATGTCACGCGTTGCTGCGAAGTAGAATTTATTTGCAGCTGTTGAAGTTTTATAATGAGAACTGCCACTTTTGGGAGTATTTCCTATTTTAATTGTCTTGCTTGTGTTGGTGCAAATGCATGCTGACCCGCGTGAGTTCATTCTTCTGTCTAAACTATGTTTTATTGTCGCTTTGGTTGAATAAGTGTAAAACAATTCAGCGCAGCGCCCTTGCTCCATAATCCAACCAGTAAGACGGAAATGAAACAAGTCTGATGGAGTGTCATGATGATAGTGATTCAAGAATACACACTTCAATACATGTAATAACtcagtcatgtttttgttttattttcttaagcTCCTGTGGCACTTTGGGTGAATATAATTAGCAGTGGGAGTAAAGTGGGACGATCCGCCTCAGTGGGGCCCTTTGAGGCCTGAATAAATCCGTTGGGTGACTGAATCTTgattacaaaagaaaaataatagttttttttttaatatcaatcTTATGATAAATAAACCTATGCACCCGCTAGGCTACACACAAACTCTAGGATAAACCACGCATAATTACAACTACACATAGCTCATAGAGAAATGTAGCCACTGTTATAGAAGTGGTGGCATCAGCACAAGCAGGACAATAAAAATAGGAAACAATCCCAAAATTGGCCATTCTCATTATATAACTTCAACAGCTGCAAGTGAATTCTACTACACAGATCCTGTTTCTTCAGCAATATTCACTGCAATATTACAATATTACAAGACAAATTCAGTACAAAAATCAGAAAACTGTAACtagaacagaaataaaaaatgattcaaagtagatttttattttcaaacttGATTCAACCTTTCACATCCTTATTGGACCATTAAGGTTTTAAAGCTCCATGACTTAATTATCTTCCACCACATTAGATTACTACAGAAGCAGTTAGTGAGTCAATCACAAGCAAAGTtactactttttatttttttggttaacTTTTATTCAGTGTTTCAAAACGTTTTATGACTCTTAAACCTATTCTGAATATAGCTCTGATGTGATCCCACACACAGGTCCTGCTTCCCTGTGGCTCTgtacaaatccatcaaattcttGTTGTCCCTGTGGGATTACTGGTTGGTTGTATGGTGGTGGGCGTGGGTATGTCTCA
Protein-coding sequences here:
- the ccdc3b gene encoding coiled-coil domain-containing protein 3, producing the protein MWITLAFIFAVVRPEGSWGCQLPHDWRPQTEACRAELAEIIVFAKVLALHKESYSVYNYLPWQHDTDLLFSAEIELLCDQAWGSMLEVPAGSRFNVTGLGYFPCFSYSVTTDNNYYFFLRMDENYNIVPHGVNFQDPIFPDTTENHRMFASLFQFSNCTPGTQVHTFTPEWEAQEDSRLMCSTVQKALFEEEERVRTLSQKVRSLEKANGHLREKVKTMKRLLRQAQRDTTKEQQTLSFKQIYESKKPQSHPDQDTTQEQKNQPLKKALSKKLKN